The Panicum virgatum strain AP13 chromosome 3N, P.virgatum_v5, whole genome shotgun sequence genome includes the window ACCTAGAGATGAAAGAGCCAAATACTGAAACCGTTCTTGGCCCAATCAAGCAACAAGTTACTCTAAACTATGGAAATTTAGCAAAGCAGTTTGGATATGGAACGCGAGACGACGTGACGAAACAGAGCAACGACGACGCGGCGCGCGGCTGCTATATTGGAACGGCCGCTGCGCTTGCGCTCCCGCGAGAACCGCGCGGCCGGCGCCAGCTAGATTTGCCCAGCCAGCGGGGCTAGAAAGAAACCGCGGCCGGCGAGCTAGAGCGACGGAGGCGACCCAAATTTAGTCGCCGGGATAATTAGCGGCGGAGCTTAAAGCTTCCAAATAAGAAGGAATGGAGGCAGCGATCCCTAGCCGGGCCGGTCACGGGAGGAGGCCGGAGGGAAGGGAAAGACCAGCTCCTcgacctctccgccgccgccgccgcaatgaTGGGGTCCCGCGCCGCGGCCTTCGCCGTGGCCGTCCTCCTGCTGGCCTCCCCCGGCGAGGCGTTCTTCGACATCTTCAACATCTTCAGCCCGCGCTCCGACAGCGACTACTTCCAGAACGCCTTCGACGGCCCGGAGGAGCAGGCGGCGCCCGTGCAGACGGAGCAGGAGGAGaagggcgccgcgccggccaccgccacgGGGCTCACGAGGGTGCCGCCCTCGGGGCCCCTCAGCAAGGCCGCGCAGGACACGGTCCAGGTGGCGGCCGCCAGCGGCGAAGGGCCGGTCGGCGAGTGGACCATCGTGAGCGAGAACTCGGGCGTGTCGCCCATGCACATGGCCGTCATGCGCCACGGCAGGGCCGTCATGTTCGACACCAGCACCACGGGGCGGTCACTCATGCGGCTGCCCCAGGACAACTGCCGCACCGACCCGCGCGCCAAGGAGGAGGGTACCATGGACTGCTGGGCCCACTCCGTCGAGTTCGACTACAACACCGGCGGCCTCCGCCCTCTCAAGATCTTGACGGACACCTGGTGCTCGTCGGGCGCGTTCGACGCGGACGGCAACCTGGTGCAGACCGGGGGCTACTTCGAGGGCGACAAGGTTGTCCGGGTGCTCAGCCCGTGCGAGACCTGCGACTGGCTGGAGCGCCCCAACAGCTTCGCGGAGGGGAGATGGTACGCGACGCAGCAGGTGCTCCCGGACGGCCGGTTCATCGTgttcggcggccgccgcgccttcGGCTACGAGTTCGTGCCGGCTCCCGGGAGGATGAACGACAAGGCCAACTACATGCCCTTCCTCCGCCAGACCACCGACGACGTGGAGAACAACCTGTACCCGTTCGTGAACCTCCTCCCCAGTGGCAACCTCTTCCTCTTCGCCAACGACCGCTCCGTCATCTTCGACTACCAGGCCGGCAAGATCGTGCGCGAGCTCCCCAAGCTGGCCGGCGGGAGCCGCAACTACCCCGCGTCCGCCATGTCCGCGCTCCTCCCGCTCGACCTCCGCAACGCCACCGGCGACCCCGAGCCAATGGTCATCATCTGCGGCGGGGCGCTCAAGACGGCCTTCCGGTTCGGCGAGAACAACACCTTCAAGCCCGCGCTCCGCGACTGCGCCCGCATCAACCTCGCCGCTCCCGGCGCGCAGTGGGAGACCGAGGACATGCCCGTCGGGCGCGTCATGGGCAACATGCTCATCCTCCCCACcggcgacctgctgctgctcaacgGCGCCGCCAAGGGCTGCTCGGGCTGGGGCTTCGCCCGGCAGCCCATCCTGACCCCGATCCTGTACTCGCCGCGCAAGGAGCAGGGGTCGCGGTTCCGGGCGCTGGCCTCGTCCACCATCTCGCGCATGTACCACTCCACGAGCGCCGTGCTGCCCGACGGCAgcgtgctcgtcgccggcggcaacaCCAACGCGGCCTACAACTTCAGCGGCGTCGACTTCCCCACCGAGGTGCGCGTGGAGCGCTTCTCCCCGCCGTACCTGAGCAAGGACCGCGCCGGCAACCGCCCGAGGATCGACGCGGCGTCGGTGCCCGCGGACGGGATGCGCTACGGCTCCCCGTTCACGTTCCGGTTCTCCATGCCCTCCGAGGCCGTGGGCCAGCCGGACGTGAAGGTCACCATGTACGCGCCGCCCTTCACCACGCACGGCTACTCCATGAACCAGCGGATGCTCATCCTGTCGGTGACCACGTTCACCGAGGAGGGCCGGAGCTACACGGTGACCGTGGACGCGCCGGGGAAGCCGGAGCTGGCGCCGCGGGGGTACTACCTGGTCTTCGTGGTGGCCAAGGGCTTGCCGAGCGTGGCTGCGTGGGTGAAGATCATGTGAATACTGCTCTAGACCTTGCGATGTGTGTCTGCTGGCTGGCTCTGCGGTACGGTTTTGTGGTTTTACTTAGGGATCGAGGTTTATGGGAAGTCAGATTGAACAGATCATTACCACTGTACTTGTGATCATGCGGTTCGTATGCTTGACTCCTTACATGAACATAGCTAGCTAGTATAGCGCAAGAAGCCTAGAACGTAATGCTTGAATTGAACACGTGCAGAGATTGATAGAAAGCTCTGTATGAGTATAGGATGGCAGAATTTAGTACAGGAGCTCGGAGGAGAAAGCCAAAAGGTGACAGGTGTGTTCCAAATTGAACAGTAAAATTTGATTAAAATGAACAGTCCAGTCCTTGTGTATGTGGGATAATAGTTTCATTTACTATCAAAACAGACTTCTGACATAGCAAATGtgtattatttttctatttaccTTTATCAACAACCTTGTTTTCCCTGCATCCTGTGTTTTTTACATGTCTTTGTAGTGTTTCTGCCATCTGATTTGAGGGTAGTATTTTCCAAACACCATTGCATTTCCTAGTAAAGAGTAAAGACCGTCGATTGAAGTATGGGTGTCAGATCAAGACCACTGTGTTTGTAACAGCGTACTGGTGTGTATGCCTTTGCGGGTGGCACATACCAACATTGCATAAGTGTGACACCTCCAGCCAGCTGCCCAAAACTGCAGTAAAGGATTAGCAGTGAGATTAGTTGGTTTGTTTTGCTTCTTCAGAGGAAAGTTAGCTTCTTTATTATTCAGTTTGTTAGGCACTGAGCTCTACATAAGGGCATTGGTTATTGAGTTTGGCAAGCCAAGATTTATCCCTGATTAATTTAAACCAGCAGTTCAGGGCTTCCTTGAGAGGGCGCATTAGAATTAGGAATTTTCAGGAGTCGCATCCGGTGTAACATAAGCGAATAgtgctgtagcactttcgtgcTTCTGAGGTGAACACGACTATTAACACATTTGATGTTCACAGGTCAGTTCAGTTTAGTCCGTAGTATTCGTTAAGAAACTTCAGTTTTAAATGGTATCATTGCCACCTCCCGATGTCAGCATGCAGGATGCATCAATGCTGCAACGCTAGCTCTTGCAGATGCCGGGATTCCAATGCGAGACATTGTCACATCTTTTAGTGCTTGGGTATCTGTGTTCTAATCCTTTGCTTGGTAAGACGCCTAACTACTTTTTTTTCATATCTTTGATAAGCTAAGAATCGTATGGTAGAAACAGAACTTTTTTTTTCCGAAAGACTATGGTAGAAACAGAACTCAAAGTAATTCTAATGTGCTATATCAGATCTCAGATCTGAATTACTTAGAAGACAGTGCTGGGGGTCCAGATGTCACAGTTGGAATTCTTGTGAAAATGGACAAAGTGACTCTTCTGGAGGTAAAAAGATCAAGCATTCATGTTCCAAATTCTTAACTCCTGTAGTCTCTTTGTGTGAATCTTGCTCTCTTGTGAAATAATTCTTTTGTGATTGtttgttgcatagcattgttcTTATATACCTTTTGTTATCACCAAAAGGAAGCAgctgaaagtttttttttaatttcaagaTGGGTGCAAAATTACCAATGGATACATTTGAAACGTA containing:
- the LOC120667610 gene encoding aldehyde oxidase GLOX-like, encoding MGSRAAAFAVAVLLLASPGEAFFDIFNIFSPRSDSDYFQNAFDGPEEQAAPVQTEQEEKGAAPATATGLTRVPPSGPLSKAAQDTVQVAAASGEGPVGEWTIVSENSGVSPMHMAVMRHGRAVMFDTSTTGRSLMRLPQDNCRTDPRAKEEGTMDCWAHSVEFDYNTGGLRPLKILTDTWCSSGAFDADGNLVQTGGYFEGDKVVRVLSPCETCDWLERPNSFAEGRWYATQQVLPDGRFIVFGGRRAFGYEFVPAPGRMNDKANYMPFLRQTTDDVENNLYPFVNLLPSGNLFLFANDRSVIFDYQAGKIVRELPKLAGGSRNYPASAMSALLPLDLRNATGDPEPMVIICGGALKTAFRFGENNTFKPALRDCARINLAAPGAQWETEDMPVGRVMGNMLILPTGDLLLLNGAAKGCSGWGFARQPILTPILYSPRKEQGSRFRALASSTISRMYHSTSAVLPDGSVLVAGGNTNAAYNFSGVDFPTEVRVERFSPPYLSKDRAGNRPRIDAASVPADGMRYGSPFTFRFSMPSEAVGQPDVKVTMYAPPFTTHGYSMNQRMLILSVTTFTEEGRSYTVTVDAPGKPELAPRGYYLVFVVAKGLPSVAAWVKIM